The following DNA comes from Actinomycetota bacterium.
GCCGGGAGGGGGGAAGGAGCACGGGTACCGGGAGGGGGGCAAGGTCCGGAGGAGATCGCTTCGTCGCTCCGCTCCTCGCGATGACGTTTCAGGGGGGGTTCCTCGCGATGACGTTTAAGGGGTGCTCCTCGTGTGAGAATGCTTTTCTTCCCTCGCGATGACGTTTAAGGGGGGTCCTCGCGGTGACGTTCCGGTACCTGTCATTGCGAGGAGGCGCGCCAGCGCCGACGAAGCAATCTCGCCGGGAAGGGGGAAGGAGCACGGGTACCGGGAGGGGGGCAAGGTCCGGAGGAGATCGCTTCGTCGCTCCGCTCCTCGCGATGACGTTCCGGTACCTGTCATTGCGAGGAGGCGCGCCAGCGCCGACGAAGCAATCTCGCCGGGAGGAGGGAAGGAGCACGGGTACCGGGAGGGGGGCAAGGTCCGGAGGAGATCGCTTCGTCGCTCCGCTCCTCGCGATGACGTTTCAGGGGGGTTCCTCGCGGTGACGTTTCAGGGGGATTACTCGTGTGAGAGTGCTTCCCTTCCCTCGCGGTGACGTTTCAGGGGGGGTTCCTCGTGTGAGAATGCTTCCCTTCCCTCGCGATGACGTCTTCCAGCCTCAACAAGCGGGGTCAACAAGCGGGGTCACGCGCCGAGGTGTCGCTTAAGACAGCAGATGAGGCACGACCGCGAGGTGTCGCCAAAGGCAACATCCGGAACCCGGTTTTGGGGCGTTGCTACTGGAGGGAAGCGAAGATGGCCTTGCCCTTGTCCAGGGTCTCCTGGTACTCGTCCTCGGGGACGGAATCGGCCACGATCCCCCCACCCACCTGGAAATAGGCCACGCCGTTCCGGACGATCACGGTTCGGATGGCGATGTTGAGGTCGTAGTTACCATTAAATCCCAGGTAGCCGATACTTCCCGTGTACACGCTGCGCGCGGTCGGCTCCAGTTCGTCGATGATCTCCATGGAGCGTATCTTGGGGGCGCCGGTTATGGAGCCGCCGGGGAAGGTGGCCTTGAGCAGGTCCACCACGTCCCGGTCCGGGTGCAGCTCCCCCGCTACCGTGGAGACGAGGTGGTGCACGGTGGCGTAGTGCTCAATGACCGCGTGCTCCTCCACCCGCACGCTCCCGTAGGAACAGACCCTCCCCAGGTCGTTGCGCTCGAGGTCCACGATCATGGAGAGCTCGGCGCGGTCCTTGGGGCTGTTCATAAGCTCCTCCGCCAGGCGACGGTCCTCGTCGGGATCGGCCGCACGCCTGCGCGTGCCCTTGATGGGGCGCGTCTCCACCCTTCTTCCTTCTCCCCTCAGGAAAAGCTCCGGCGAGGAGGAACATACCTGCCCTTCCACGGCATTGAAATAGGCGGCGAAAGGGGCGGCGTTCAGCCGGCGCAGCCGGCGGTACATGGTCCAGGGGTGTTCGCGCAGGGACGCGTGGAAGCGCTGCGAAAGGTTGGCCTGGTAGATGTCGCCGGCGTAGATGTACTCCTTTACCCTCCGCACCGCGGCGATATATTCCTCTCGCGTGAAGTTGGAGGCGAAGCGGACCTCGCCGGGATCGTTTTTCCGCCCGTAATCGGGGGGTTCTGCCTGCATGGTACGCAGCGCCTCCTCCAGCACGGTCCCGGGGTTATCGGGGTGCAGGGCGACGAGCCAGGTATCGCCCGCCGCGTGGTCATGCGCGATGACGCGGTCGTAGAAGGCGAAGCACAGCTCGGGCAGGCCGAGGTCGTCCACCGCCTTGCCCGGCAATCTCTCTATGTGCCGCCCCAGCTCGTAGGCAAGGTAGCCCATCCCGCCGCCCGTGAAGGGAGGGAGCCCCTTTGCTTGCGATCCCCGCGCATCCTTTTCCATGCGAAACGCGGAAAGGGCGGAGCGCAGCGCGGCGAAGGGGTTACCCTCCGTAATCCACCCCACCCCGTTCCCGCACTGCCACGTGCAACGGTTTCCCCGCGTGGAGAGCACCAGGAAAGGCTGGAAGCCGATGAAGGAATAGCGTCCCAGGCGCTCCATCGTCAGGCTGGAATCGAGAAAGCAGGAATAGGGGAGATGGGCGAGGCGGTGAAAGATGTCCTCCATGGGAGGCGCATCCTCCAGCTCCCGCGCCTCCACGCGCAGTCGCACGACGTTTCCGTCACCACTCCCTGACGATGCTCCCTCGTGCAGGTCCCGCGCCAGCGCGCGCAGCCAGGCATCGCTTGCGTTCCTCTCTCCGGTCAGCGCCATGGACATACCTCCGCGATCCACCGGGCCGGGAAGCGCACCCGGGTAATTTCCCACTTATTGCCAATCAAAGACCAAAGACCCACGCACCTACCGCGCGGCCGCAACGTCCCGCGCGTCGCGGCATGCCGCGAGGAAGTTCTCCAGGAGCCGCAGGCCGTGCGGCGTCATGAAGGATTCCGGGTGGAATTGGATCCCCTCCACCGGGTAAGCGCGATGCCGTACCCCCATGATCAAACCGTCCCCGGTGCGCGCGCTCACCTCCAGGCAGGAGGGGAAGGAATCTTCCAGGATGACCAGGGAGTGGTAGCGAGCCGCCTCCATGGGGTTGGGGAGCCCCCGGAATACGCCCCGACCGTCGTGGTAGACCAGGGAGGTCTTCCCGTGCATGACGTACGGCGCGCGGTCTACCCGCCCCCCGTAGACCTCGCCGATACACTGGTGCCCCAGGCATACCCCGAGGATGGGGATACGCGGTCCGAAGGCGGCGATTATCTCCTTGGAGAGCCCCGCGTCGCGCGGCGCCTTGGGGCCGGGGGAGATGACGATCCCCGCGGGGGCCAGTTCCTCCACCTGCTCCAGGCGTGTATGGTCGTTACGAAAGACCACCAGGTCCGCCCCCAGGATGCCCAGGAACTGCACCAGGTTGTAAGTGAAGGAATCGTAGTTGTCCACCATGAGGATCTTTCCGCTGCTCACCCGCTCACCCCCGAAACATGCCTTCGCCGCGGGGCGAGACGCACGGAGGCCGCCTCCGGGCGACTTCCCTTCGCCCCGCCTCCCCCGACGACTCCGGCCGTGCCGTCGTTTCCGTGTTCCTCATCGTCCTTTCGCTTCCTCCGGATCGGGCGGGTGGTTTCGCCCCCGCGCCGCGCAATGTCCCTCATTCCCGGCGTGGTGACCGGCAAAAATAAATCCCAGCCTTTTCCGGCTGGGTGCCGACCCGATAGGTCGCCTGACATACCGGTCAGGATGGATTATATCACAAGGATACCGACTTACCCACCCGGATTTGGGGGCCTCCCGACTATTTCGCCCTGGGAAGGTTACCCGCCCGACCCCGAGTTGCGCTATGCTTGTGGCAAGATAACGTCCGTCAAGCATCATGGATGTCGAACGGGGAGGCGGGCAGCATGGGTCAATCCTTGCACGGGAAGCGGTCGGCCATCGTATCCCTCGTGTTGCTCGTATTCCTCCTGTCCCTGCTGGTCTGCGCACCGGTCGCGGTAGCGGGGTGCGGGCGGAAGGCGGCAGGGCCTCCGGGCACGCTGGAAACCCCCCGACTGGACAGCGGCCCCATAAGCGGCTCCTGCCGGGACGGCATATGGCAATACCTGGGAATACCTTACGCGGCCCCTCCCGTCGGCGAGCTGCGCTGGAAGGAGCCGCAGCCGGTCGCAGCCTGGGAGGAGGTGCGGCCCTGCAACGAATACGGCCCCTCGTGTCCGCAGATCGAGGAGGACTGGACGGGGAAACTGGCGCAGAGGAAGATGAGCGAGGACTGCCTCTACCTCAACGTGTGGACGCCCGCGGAGGGCCCGGGGGAGCGCTTGCCGGTGATGGTATGGATACACGGCGGGGCCTTCAAGGGCGGGTCCGGCTCCCTCTCCCTCTACGACGGACACAACCTTGCAGCGAAGGGCGTGGTCGTGGTCACCATCAACTACCGCCTGGGGCCCTTTGGGTTCTTCGCCCATCCCCTGCTCACCGAGGAATCGCCCAACGGCACCTCCGGCAATTACGGCCTGCTGGACCAGATAGCGGCGCTGCAGTGGGTACGGCGGAATATAGCGGCCTTCGGCGGTGACGCGGGCAACGTCACCGTCTTCGGCGAATCGGCCGGCGGGATGAGCGTCATCGACCTCATGGCCAGCCCGCTCGCGGAGGGCCTTTTCCACCGCGCCATCGTGGAAAGCGGTCCAGTGCTGGACCTGGGGCTGCCCATAAGCAGGACCCCCACCCTGAAGGAAGCGGAGAGGAAGGGACGGGAGATCGCGGGGAAACTCGGCCTTGCGTCGGAAGGGGACGAACTGGCCGCGTTGCGCTCCGTCCCCCCCGAGAGGCTCCTGGAGGCCTCCTCTTCCGCGGAGACCATCATGAGCCCCCTGGATCTCCTGCCGAACGTGGACGGCTACGTGCTGCCGGAGTCCCCCGTGGAGGCCTTCTCCTCCGGAAGGCAGCACCGCGTGCCGCTCCTCACCGGCCTCAACGCCAACGAGGGCATCCTCTTCGTCCCGGACCTCGACCTGGACACCTACCGCCTCATGGCCGGCTTCCTTTACGGAAAGTATGCCGAGGAGGTGATTGAGATGTTCCCCGCCGGGAGCGAAGACGAGGTGGACGCCGCGGTTGACCGCGTGGTGACGCAGCTCGGCTTCGCCGCCTCTGCGAGGTTCACGGCCGAATGCATGGCGAACATCGGCATCCCGTCCTACCTCTATCATTTCGTGCGCACCACCTACGACCCGCGCGCGGGATCCCGTGGTTCCTTCCACGGACTGGAGATCGCCTACGTCTTCGGCAACCTGGACAGCCTGCAGGCGGAAGCGGTGAGCGAGTCCGACCGGCGACTTTCGGATACCATGATGGCTTACTGGACCAATTTCGCGCGCTCCGGCGATCCCAACGGTGAGGGTCTTCCGCAATGGCCCCCTTACGGCGAAGACGCGCGTCACCAGGAACTCGGCGAGGAGATCTCCTCCCAGTCCGCGCTGTACCAGCATTCCTACGAGTTCGTCCTGCGCTTCAGCGGCCTTTCCCCCTGATCGCTCACTCGCTTGAGGCCGGAAACATGCGCCGGACCGGCCCCCTTCCATCGACCACCCGGCCCTGCCCCCTGCCCGTCGTCCGAGGCCCCCGGACCGAAAGAAGGGATGGGCACCCGACAAGCTTGGAGAACCGTTGCGTCGTTCGCGGCGAGCGCGCCTTTTCCGATCCCGCGAACCTTATGGCGGGTTACGCGGCGCCGAGCGAGACCGTCACCCGGGGGCCCCGTACCGGAAGAAGGGATGCGCCCACAACAAGCCCGCCGAGCGAGGCGCTCGGCATGGCCTTCCGATCCGACCAGCCTCGTCGCCGCGCCGGAGGCATGAAGAGGGATGCCGGGAGGGGGCTGAGCTATCCCCTGCGCCCCTTGATAAGGCCTGCGGACATGAACGCGGCCCGACCCGTGTCCCTGCGAGCCCCGTGCCTGTGGTCAGAAGCCGAGGGTTCGCCGACCAGGAAGACCTTGAAGTCTGTCATCATGGGACGGCGGGAGATGATGGTGGTGATGCGGCAGATGTTCGCGGGCCGGTTGCAGTCCACGCACCTGCCCTTCTCCACGCAGGGGGTATCCAGGTTGTAGCGGATGGCGTTGGCGGGCGCCGCCACCTCGCGGATGCGCTGCATGGCCGCTTCCAGGTCCTCCACGATCTTGTTGTAACCGGCTACGATGATCACCTTCGCTGGGCCGAAGGAGATGCCGGCTACCCGGTTGCCTATACCGTCCACGTTGACTATCTCCCCCCGCAGGGTGAGGGCGTTGGCACTGGAGAGATAGACGGGGCACGTGAGCGCCTCCCTCCGTACCCGCATGGCCTCCTCGAGGTCCATGCCGGCCTCGTGGGCCAGCACGCGGTTTCCCCTCTCACGCAGCGACTCAAGGATCCCCAGCTGGCGCACGGTCCAGGAGCCGCCGCAGCCCACCGGCGCGTCATCGGGCACGGCCTCCAACACCGCGCGCACCGCCTCCTCCCGGCCCCCGTAGAAGCGCGCGTCGAACTCCTTCTTCCGCAGGGCCCTGACGGCGGCGTCACACCTGGTCCTCACATAACGAGACCAGACCTCCCCCATCTCGGAATAACTCATGGTCCCTCCTTTACCCTCCGCATGCGCCTTGTTCCCGCCAGCCGGAAACGAACGACGGGCATGACCTGTGCACGATTATAAATATTCCTCCCCGCGGCCGATAAGTGGTATATAAACCAGGCGGGTCCGGCCCGCAAGCAGGCGCAAGGAAAGGGAGGGGAGTTGGAACGGCGGGAGATCCTCATGGCCGCGCTGTCGGGCGAGCCCACCCCCCGTCCGCCCGTCATCGGCCCGGGAGGCCTCATCAACGTGGTCACGCGCGAGACCCTTGACCGCTTCCACGTGCCCCTGCCCGCGGCCCACTACAGCGGCGTGATGATGGCCGAGCTCGCAGCCGCCTGCTACGACATGGTGGGCTTTGACAACGTGGGAGTACCCCTCTGTCTCACGGTGGAGGCGGAGGTGCTGGGTGCCAAGGTCAACATCGGCGACGCCACCACCCTGCCCCGCATCGTCGCTTTCCCGGAACTCTCCCCCGAGGAGATCATCGCCAACGCCCTGCCGGCCCTGCTCAACCACGGCCGCGTCCCCCAGGTCCTGCGCGCCGTGGAGCTGCTGCGCCAGATGCGCCCCAGCGCGCCCATCATCGGCAACCTGGCGGGACCGGCCACGCTGGCAGCCTCGCTCATACGCCCCTCCGTCCTCCTCGACCTCATCCGGAAGGACCCCAGCTTCCTCAACCGCCTGCTCGAGGGCGTCGTCTCCTTCCTCTGCGCTTATGCGGAGGCCATGGTGGAGAGGGGCGCGGAGATAATCATGGTACACGAGCCGGCTGCGCGCACCGGCTCCTACATGGGCTTCGACCTCTTCGTCAACGTCATCCCCTACCTGAACGAGGTGAGCAGGTACGCACACCTCGGGGGCGCGAAGCTCGTACTACACGTATGCGGCGGGCGCATGGAGCAGGTCAAGATGTGCCGCGAAGCGATGGTGGACGCCTACTCGTTCGAGTCCGAGGTGGACCCGGGTGAGGCCTTCCGTATACTGGAAAAACCCATCGTGGGCACCGTCCCGGCCTCGCTGGTGCACTATTTCCCTCCCGAGATGGTCCTGGAAGAGACCCTCATGGTCATGCGCAGCGGGGCAGCCCTCCTCTCCCCTCCCTGCGGCCTGGGCTTGGACACGCCCTTCCAGAACCTGCGTATCATGAAGGAAGCCTCGCATCGCTTTCGCGTCTGAGCCACGCCCGTTCCCTTCCCGTTCGACCTCCTTCACCGCGCGACACGGGTCAAGGCCTCACGGAGACCTCCCAGTCGCCGAGACGGCGCAGGCGCACGGCCTCGTCAATCACCAGGTAGGTGGCGGTGGTGTTGTCTCCCCCATCCTCAAGCCAGCACCCGCAGTTGGCCAGGAGCACCCTGCCGGCTCCCACGCGCATGCCGTGCAGGCCCGCCCGGTGGGTATGTCCGAAGACGAAGAGGTCGGGAATGTGCCCGGGTAGCATGGTTTTCAGAAGCTCGCGCACTTCCGGCGCATTCTCGACAACGCTCTTGAAACGGCCCGGGCTCGCGCCCTTTTTCGATTGGAAGCGGAGCAGGCGCATGGAAAAGCGGATAAGTCGGTAGAAGGTGTACTCCCAGGCGAGGAGCTCCGGAACGCGCGCGGTGGAGGTGAGGAGCTCGAAAAAGGGGCGGTTAAGGCGATCGAGGTCGCCGAGGGATATCCCCCGCGATCTGCCCAGCACCCAGTGCGCCAGCCAGGCGGTCTTCGCCCACCAGAACGAGCGCGTGAAGAAATCGAGGTGGTGCCCGTGCATGAGAAGGAGCGTCCTTCCCCCCACCTCGAGGTGCAGGAATGGGTAGAAGGTCTGCAGCGGCAGCCCGCACACCCTCGACCCTTCACCCCTCATCCATCGGCTCACGCCCGCGACCGTACTGCGGCGGTCTTCCCCCGCCCGCGACGGTTCTCCGCTCTCACCTTCCCATCCAAGGCGGCGCCACTGTCGCCTTTCCTCGCCAAACGAGACCAGGTGAAAATCGTGGTTTCCCGGCACCATGAACACCTGCCTGCCGGCCGCCCACTCGCCGAGGGCACGGAAAAACCTCTCGCCGGCGCGGCTGGCCTCGGGAAGACCGGCCCACCAGAGATCCCACACGTCGCCCAGGAGAACCAGCGCATCCACTCCGTCCAGGCCGGAGAGCTCCTCGAGGAAAGCCCCTATCTTGTCCCCGCTGGACAGGACGGCGCCCTCGTGACCGAAATGCGTATCGCTCAGGACCACCAGCCTGCGTATGGCGCTCAATTCAATACTCCCCTCCCGTTATCCCGGCTCCCGCTACGGCCCGTGCACGTTGCTGCGGCGTTCGGAACCACCAGCCTGCGTATTGGCGCCCGATGCCGTCCTCCCCTCCCGTTATCCCGGCTCCTGCAATGCCCGTGCACGTTGCTATATAATGCGGTTGGTCTATTATAATATCCTCCGCCCGGCGGCGAGAGTGCGGAGAAAGAAGGGAATATCCTCCGCCCGCCGGCGAGCGGGAGGCGGAATGAGGGACCTGCGACCCGCGGTGCGATCCCGCCGGCGCAGGAAAGCGCGAAAGGTTGGCGTGAGCACATGCTGGAGGCTTCTAACACGCTGGAACTCATAGGCAACACGCCCCTGCTCAAGCTGAACAAGGTGGTGCCGCGCAATCCCCGCGTGGAGATCTATGCCAAGATGGAGGGCTTCAACCCCTGCAGCTCGGTCAAGGACCGCGTGGCTAAGTACATGATCGAGGGGGCGGAGGAACGCGGTGAGCTCACTCCCGACAAGACCATCGTGGAGGCATCCAGCGGAAACACCGGTATCGGCCTGGCCATGGTGGCTGCCTTCAAGGGTTACCGCCTCAAGATCATCATGCCGGAGTCCATGAGCGTGGAGAGGCGCCGGGTCATGCAGGCCTTCGGCGCGGAGGTGATCCTGACGCCAGCCGGGGAGGGCATGAACGGCGCCATCGCCAGGGCGGAGGAGATGGGGAAAGAGCCCGGTTGCTATCACCCCGACCAGTTCGCGAACCCCGACAACGTGCGCGCCCACTACGAGGGCACGGGAAGCGAGATCCTTTCCCAGGTAGAAGGGATAGACGTCCTGGTGGCCGGCATAGGCACGGGGGGGACCATAACCGGTGTGGGCAGGAGGCTGAAGGAAGCCTATCCTTCGCTGCGCGTGGTGGGAGTGGAGCCCTACCCCAAGTCCCTCATCCAGGGCCTGCGCAACCTGCAGGACTTCGTCCCGCCCATCCTCGACCTTTCCCTCCTGGACGAGAAGCTCAACGTGGAGGACGGTTGCGCCTTCAACACGGTGAGGGTGCTGGCCAACATCGAGGGGCTTTTCGTGGGCATGTCCTCCGGGGCGGCCGTGCATGCCGCCCTGCAGGTGGCGGAGGAGATGGAGCGGGGACGCATCGTGGTCATCCTTCCCGACCGCGGCGACCGCTACCTGAGCACCGACTGTTTCTCATGCGCAAACCTTGAATGCGTCTACCGCGACTTCCTCCAATCCCTGCAAACCAGGCACCCGGATTGAGCGCTCACTGCACGCGTCCGTTCCCGGCCTCCGCCGCCTCGCGCACCCTTCCGGCATCCTCCCGTGTTCTGCGCAAAGAACGGGTGTTCCGGGGAAAAACCCCCGTGGGCCCCCGAAAAGCCTCCGAGAAGCCTCCTATATAGTCCGTGGCGTTTCGTGTCGATTAATCTTATGATTGATGGGGGTACCCCGATGACACCGTGCGGGTGCGGCCTGCACGGGAGGTTGCTGAAGAGGAGGCGGCGGCATGCCCTCTGCGACGGACAGGCTGTCACAGTTGCTGCTGAAGCACAACATCATCACGGAAAAACAACTGGCGCAGGCCATGGAGCGCCAGAAGGAGACGGGTGCCAGCCTGGGCAGGGTCCTCCTGGAGATGGGCATGGTCAAGGAGAACCAGCTGGCGGAGCTTATCGCCCGCGAGCTGGGCCTGGAATACGTGGACCTGCTCGAGTACAAGATAAACATCCAGGCGACGACCTCCATAGACGAGTCCACGGCCAGGCGCTACAGCTGCATCCCCATCGACTTCGAGGACGGTAAGTTGGTTGTGGCCATGGCCGACCCCACTAACATCTATGCCCTGGATGACATCCGCCTGAGCACCGGGTACGAGGTCAAGCCGGTGGTGAGCGCACGGGAGGATATCCAGAACGCCATCCAGCGTTACTACCACCTGGACACCGACGTGGTGGAGGAGGCCCTCCAGGGACGGGAAGAGGAGGATATGGAGGCCATCACCGGGGTGGTGGACGACACGCCCCTGGTGCGTTTTACCACCACCATGATCAGCGAGGCCATCAACCGGGGAGCCAGCGACATCCACGTCGACCCCCGGGAAAACGAGGTCCTCATCCGCTACCGCATTGACGGCGTCTGCCAGGAGATCAAGCGCCTGCCCAAGAACATCCACGACGGGATCGTCTCGCGCATCAAGATCATCTCCGACCTGAACATCGCCGAGAGGAGGGTACCCCAGGACGGCCATTTCGGCATCGTCCAGAACGGCAAGTCCATCGACTTCCGCGTGGCCGTCCTCCCCACCGTCTACGGCGAGAAGGTGGTCATGCGTATCCTGGACAGGTCAAGCATCCTGCTGCGCCTGGAGGACTTAGGCTTTCTCCCCGAGGCGCTTGAGAAGTACCGCCAGGCCTTCAGCAAGCCCCACGGCGCCCTCCTGGTCACCGGGCCCACCGGTAGCGGGAAATCCACCTCCCTCTATGCCACCCTCAACGTCCTGAACACCGAGCACAAGAACATCACCACGGTGGAGGACCCCGTGGAGTACCGGCTCTCGGGGATCAACCAGGTGCAGGTGAACCCCAAGGCCGGCCTGCATTTCGCCAACGCCCTGCGCAACATCCTGCGCACCTCGCCCGATATCCTCATGGTCGGCGAGATCCGCGACCGCGAGACGGCGAAGACGGCCATAGAGGCCGCCCTCACGGGACACCTGGTGCTCTCCACCCTGCACACCAACGACGCTCCCAGCGCCCTCCCCAGGCTCATCGAGATGGGGGTGGAGGCCTTCCTGGTCTCCTCGGCGATCAACTGCGTCATGGCCCAGAGATTGGTGCGCAAGCTCTGCCCCAACTGCAAGGTGCCTTACGAACCTGACCCTGAGGTCCTGAGAGCGCTGCAGTTCCCCGCCGAAGATCTGGAGGACCTCGTTCTCTACAAGGCCAACGAGAACGGTTGCGCCAAGTGCAGCGGTACCGGCTACAAGGGCCGCATCGGCCTCTACGAGGTCATGCCCATGAGCGAGGAGATCAAGAAGCTGACGGTGCGGGAGGCCTCCGCCACCATGATCATGAACCAGGCCAAGGAAGAGGGCCTGATCACCATGCGCGACGACGGCTTCACCAAGGTGAAGATGGGAATAACTTCCATCGAAGAGGTCATGCGGGTGGTGGCCGTCTAGACCCCACGCAGGGCATCCTCCACGGTGGGATAAAAGGGGATTATCTTCCCTATCTGGACCACCTCGAAAAGATCGGCGATCGTCTCGGAAGCCCGCGCGATGACCAGACTTCCGCCGGCCTTTTCCGCCTTCTTATAGGCGTCCACGATAACCGACAGCCCGCCGCTCGAGAGGTAACTGGTGTTCTCCATGTCCAGTACGATGCGGCAGACGGGTCGCTTGAGAAGCGAGTTGATGAGGGCGAAAAAGTCCTCAACGTTGGTGGAGTCAACCACCCCGTCCAGGTGCACCACCACCTTGGCCCCGCCCTCTCTCTCCTCCGTTTCCCAGATCATGCCGTCGCCTTTCCCCTTCATCTACTCGCGCAGCGCCCGCCCGAACTGGAAGAAGACCTCCGGGATGGGGGGCATACCGAAACCGATGACGAAGGCCATCACGGAAGGAAGGATCAACACCCAGACGAACGCGCCGGGGAACATGGCCTCCACGGTGTAGCGCATGATCTCCGCGCCGTTCTCCCACAGGAAGCGGAAGGAAACGAGGTCGAAGAGGATGGTCCTGAAGGCCGCGTTCTTCATTATGATGAGGAACCAGTGGATGAACTCTCCGACGGCCAGCGAGAAGAAGGTCACCAGCGCGGCCTGCACCGCCAGCTTGGTGCCGTGCTTCCTGCCCGCCTTCCACCAGAAAAGCAGCCCGAGGAGAACGCCTATGCCCACGGCGTGGATGCCGTATTCCGTGTCCTTCGGCACCAGGTAGGCGTTGGGTACGGCCCAGAGCACAGCACCCAGCAGCAGCATAATGGCGACGAAAAGCGCGGCGCGCCACCAGGAACCGGCGATGAGGGTGTGCTCCGCGGAACGTCCCTGGGCTATGAAATCCCAGCGCTCCCGGCGTTCTTTCCTGCGCTCCTCCCTACGCGCCGCCCTCCTTCCCCTCGGGCGCGCCGCTTCCTCTCCGGGCCGGGGAAGAGCGACGGCGCCGCCGGCCTCCGCGGCGGTCGCGGCAACCGACCCCCGGGGTTCCACCATCCCTGTGAGCGAAGGCTTGATCTCCCCGCTTCCCGCATCCTCCCCGGGTTTGAGCAGGGTGGCAACGACGTCCTCGAGAAGGAGGTCCTCCGAGGAGGAGTC
Coding sequences within:
- a CDS encoding metallophosphoesterase family protein, with amino-acid sequence MSAIRRLVVLSDTHFGHEGAVLSSGDKIGAFLEELSGLDGVDALVLLGDVWDLWWAGLPEASRAGERFFRALGEWAAGRQVFMVPGNHDFHLVSFGEERRQWRRLGWEGESGEPSRAGEDRRSTVAGVSRWMRGEGSRVCGLPLQTFYPFLHLEVGGRTLLLMHGHHLDFFTRSFWWAKTAWLAHWVLGRSRGISLGDLDRLNRPFFELLTSTARVPELLAWEYTFYRLIRFSMRLLRFQSKKGASPGRFKSVVENAPEVRELLKTMLPGHIPDLFVFGHTHRAGLHGMRVGAGRVLLANCGCWLEDGGDNTTATYLVIDEAVRLRRLGDWEVSVRP
- a CDS encoding lactate utilization protein, with amino-acid sequence MGEVWSRYVRTRCDAAVRALRKKEFDARFYGGREEAVRAVLEAVPDDAPVGCGGSWTVRQLGILESLRERGNRVLAHEAGMDLEEAMRVRREALTCPVYLSSANALTLRGEIVNVDGIGNRVAGISFGPAKVIIVAGYNKIVEDLEAAMQRIREVAAPANAIRYNLDTPCVEKGRCVDCNRPANICRITTIISRRPMMTDFKVFLVGEPSASDHRHGARRDTGRAAFMSAGLIKGRRG
- a CDS encoding aminodeoxychorismate/anthranilate synthase component II, with amino-acid sequence MVDNYDSFTYNLVQFLGILGADLVVFRNDHTRLEQVEELAPAGIVISPGPKAPRDAGLSKEIIAAFGPRIPILGVCLGHQCIGEVYGGRVDRAPYVMHGKTSLVYHDGRGVFRGLPNPMEAARYHSLVILEDSFPSCLEVSARTGDGLIMGVRHRAYPVEGIQFHPESFMTPHGLRLLENFLAACRDARDVAAAR
- the tadA gene encoding Flp pilus assembly complex ATPase component TadA — translated: MPSATDRLSQLLLKHNIITEKQLAQAMERQKETGASLGRVLLEMGMVKENQLAELIARELGLEYVDLLEYKINIQATTSIDESTARRYSCIPIDFEDGKLVVAMADPTNIYALDDIRLSTGYEVKPVVSAREDIQNAIQRYYHLDTDVVEEALQGREEEDMEAITGVVDDTPLVRFTTTMISEAINRGASDIHVDPRENEVLIRYRIDGVCQEIKRLPKNIHDGIVSRIKIISDLNIAERRVPQDGHFGIVQNGKSIDFRVAVLPTVYGEKVVMRILDRSSILLRLEDLGFLPEALEKYRQAFSKPHGALLVTGPTGSGKSTSLYATLNVLNTEHKNITTVEDPVEYRLSGINQVQVNPKAGLHFANALRNILRTSPDILMVGEIRDRETAKTAIEAALTGHLVLSTLHTNDAPSALPRLIEMGVEAFLVSSAINCVMAQRLVRKLCPNCKVPYEPDPEVLRALQFPAEDLEDLVLYKANENGCAKCSGTGYKGRIGLYEVMPMSEEIKKLTVREASATMIMNQAKEEGLITMRDDGFTKVKMGITSIEEVMRVVAV
- a CDS encoding cysteine synthase family protein → MLEASNTLELIGNTPLLKLNKVVPRNPRVEIYAKMEGFNPCSSVKDRVAKYMIEGAEERGELTPDKTIVEASSGNTGIGLAMVAAFKGYRLKIIMPESMSVERRRVMQAFGAEVILTPAGEGMNGAIARAEEMGKEPGCYHPDQFANPDNVRAHYEGTGSEILSQVEGIDVLVAGIGTGGTITGVGRRLKEAYPSLRVVGVEPYPKSLIQGLRNLQDFVPPILDLSLLDEKLNVEDGCAFNTVRVLANIEGLFVGMSSGAAVHAALQVAEEMERGRIVVILPDRGDRYLSTDCFSCANLECVYRDFLQSLQTRHPD
- a CDS encoding STAS domain-containing protein; this encodes MIWETEEREGGAKVVVHLDGVVDSTNVEDFFALINSLLKRPVCRIVLDMENTSYLSSGGLSVIVDAYKKAEKAGGSLVIARASETIADLFEVVQIGKIIPFYPTVEDALRGV
- the pabB gene encoding aminodeoxychorismate synthase component I, coding for MALTGERNASDAWLRALARDLHEGASSGSGDGNVVRLRVEARELEDAPPMEDIFHRLAHLPYSCFLDSSLTMERLGRYSFIGFQPFLVLSTRGNRCTWQCGNGVGWITEGNPFAALRSALSAFRMEKDARGSQAKGLPPFTGGGMGYLAYELGRHIERLPGKAVDDLGLPELCFAFYDRVIAHDHAAGDTWLVALHPDNPGTVLEEALRTMQAEPPDYGRKNDPGEVRFASNFTREEYIAAVRRVKEYIYAGDIYQANLSQRFHASLREHPWTMYRRLRRLNAAPFAAYFNAVEGQVCSSSPELFLRGEGRRVETRPIKGTRRRAADPDEDRRLAEELMNSPKDRAELSMIVDLERNDLGRVCSYGSVRVEEHAVIEHYATVHHLVSTVAGELHPDRDVVDLLKATFPGGSITGAPKIRSMEIIDELEPTARSVYTGSIGYLGFNGNYDLNIAIRTVIVRNGVAYFQVGGGIVADSVPEDEYQETLDKGKAIFASLQ
- a CDS encoding carboxylesterase family protein, encoding MGQSLHGKRSAIVSLVLLVFLLSLLVCAPVAVAGCGRKAAGPPGTLETPRLDSGPISGSCRDGIWQYLGIPYAAPPVGELRWKEPQPVAAWEEVRPCNEYGPSCPQIEEDWTGKLAQRKMSEDCLYLNVWTPAEGPGERLPVMVWIHGGAFKGGSGSLSLYDGHNLAAKGVVVVTINYRLGPFGFFAHPLLTEESPNGTSGNYGLLDQIAALQWVRRNIAAFGGDAGNVTVFGESAGGMSVIDLMASPLAEGLFHRAIVESGPVLDLGLPISRTPTLKEAERKGREIAGKLGLASEGDELAALRSVPPERLLEASSSAETIMSPLDLLPNVDGYVLPESPVEAFSSGRQHRVPLLTGLNANEGILFVPDLDLDTYRLMAGFLYGKYAEEVIEMFPAGSEDEVDAAVDRVVTQLGFAASARFTAECMANIGIPSYLYHFVRTTYDPRAGSRGSFHGLEIAYVFGNLDSLQAEAVSESDRRLSDTMMAYWTNFARSGDPNGEGLPQWPPYGEDARHQELGEEISSQSALYQHSYEFVLRFSGLSP